Part of the Paenibacillus sp. YPG26 genome, CAGACAGGAGCGTGGTCTGAGGTGAGTATGATCGAACTTAGAGGAATTACCAAGCGAATCGGACACAAAACCGTGCTCCGGGATCTGAATCTTAAGGTGGAGCAGGGACAGTTTCTGGGAGTTATAGGGCCTAATGGAAGCGGCAAAACAACACTGCTGCACACGATCTCGGGAGTTGAGCATATCGAGTCTGGAGAGATCGACATCGACGGAAAGCCGGTCGGATCGTACAGACGCAGAGAGCTTGCGCGCAAGCTGGCGGTGCTTCAGCAGGACGGAATTCCGAGCCTGGCCTATCCCGTGAAGGATGTCATTGAGATGGGCCGGTTCCCATTCCTGGATTGGCTTGGCCGTGATCTATCATCGGATGCCGGACAGATTATAGACAGGATTATGATGAAGCTGGATTTGGATTCACTGGCAGATCAGCCTGTGGATGAGCTCAGCGGCGGCCAGCGGCAGCGGGTGGCCTTAGGCAAAGTCATGGCCCAGCAGCCAAGGGTGCTTCTGCTCGATGAACCCACGACCTACCTCGATATCCGGTATCAGCTTCAATTTATGGAGCTTGTATCCGAGTGGCAGAAGGATGAAGACTTGACTGTGGTCGCCGTTATGCATGATTTGAATTTGGCTTCCATGTATTGCGACCGGCTGGTCGCTTTGCAGGAAGGAAGTATTGCAGCGGAAGGGACACCTCAGGATATCCTGACGCCGGACACCTTGAAGCGGGTGTTCGAAGTCGAGTCGGCGCTTGCCAGGCATCCGGATCTGGGCGTTCCACAAATTATGCTAAGACGAGAGGAGTCTTATAATGAACAGTTCACTAATGGGGCGGATCGGGGAAATACATACCCTGAGTAATCAGGCAATCGAAGAGGCCAAGCGCCGGCTGGACAGTCTGACGAAGCCGCCTGGAAGTCTAGGCAAGCTGGAGGAGCTGGCTGCCCGCCTGGCGGGGATTACGGGTGAGACGCTGCCTTCATTCCCGAATCGGGCAGTGGTTGTCATGGCCGGGGATCATGGGGTATGTGAAGAGGGAGTCAGTGCCTTCCCTGCTGAGGTTACCCAGCAGATGGTGCTGAACTTCCTGAATGGCGGGGCTGCGGTTAATGTCTTGTCCAGACTGGCTGAAGCGGATGTGCTGTGTGTGGATATTGGCGTGAACGGGGAGATTAATCACCCGGATTTGATTAAGCGGAAGATCAGATATGGAACAGCCAATATGGCTGCTGGACCCGCAATGAGCAGGGAAGAAGCTGAAGCCGCCATCCTGGCAGGCGCACAGGTTGTGAAGGAGGCTGTCGCAAGAGGGACCAAGCTGTTCGTGACCGGAGAGATGGGGATTGGCAATACTACGGCCAGTTCTGCGGTGATGAGCGCGCTTA contains:
- a CDS encoding ABC transporter ATP-binding protein, whose translation is MIELRGITKRIGHKTVLRDLNLKVEQGQFLGVIGPNGSGKTTLLHTISGVEHIESGEIDIDGKPVGSYRRRELARKLAVLQQDGIPSLAYPVKDVIEMGRFPFLDWLGRDLSSDAGQIIDRIMMKLDLDSLADQPVDELSGGQRQRVALGKVMAQQPRVLLLDEPTTYLDIRYQLQFMELVSEWQKDEDLTVVAVMHDLNLASMYCDRLVALQEGSIAAEGTPQDILTPDTLKRVFEVESALARHPDLGVPQIMLRREESYNEQFTNGADRGNTYPE
- the cobT gene encoding nicotinate-nucleotide--dimethylbenzimidazole phosphoribosyltransferase, giving the protein MNSSLMGRIGEIHTLSNQAIEEAKRRLDSLTKPPGSLGKLEELAARLAGITGETLPSFPNRAVVVMAGDHGVCEEGVSAFPAEVTQQMVLNFLNGGAAVNVLSRLAEADVLCVDIGVNGEINHPDLIKRKIRYGTANMAAGPAMSREEAEAAILAGAQVVKEAVARGTKLFVTGEMGIGNTTASSAVMSALTGITPLESVGRGTGLNDERLRHKAVIVQRAIELNRPDADDPVDVLAKVGGLELAGLTGVILQAAANRCPVVIDGFISSAAALIAVRIAPEVREYMIASHVSEEQGHALLLRELGLVPMLDLGMRLGEGTGGVLALHLIDAACRIPAEMATFESAGISGADEGLQ